One Pocillopora verrucosa isolate sample1 chromosome 10, ASM3666991v2, whole genome shotgun sequence genomic window carries:
- the LOC131791178 gene encoding dnaJ homolog subfamily C member 1, translated as MAALFDGLMLRRIFLMFFIFSRCSIVYGWDSVDLELFDLVEEIKDNFYDILGLKQDASQADIRRAYRKLSLQLHPDKNKEPDAEVKFRQLVAVSEVLKDEEKRKRYNGILRDGLPDWRQPVFYYRSVRKMGLIEFTILLLLILTIGHYIVAWSIYLEKKLELEELLFSKKKREDKKRNKKLKSKLNDEDIPDLADIMVQEVGVSKPTLRDLLPFKMTLWLIGFCTSLPEQYRAMVEYLEERRKEKIKEEDEDDDDDDDELEEKPSRPRRRQRVNIPQEDTEDNSWEGAPVTNVLKMATDNGDHSAVTEKSGEWTDHEQSLLTRAMVKFPGGTPNRWEKIAVEIGRSIEEVTKQMKKLKQSYGAPTHSSNAGEGDLSTLVINKKKAMVSDECLEQADECYNFGSNSNRRRNKSSRSQQTTKNVADRPVSQVSVPSVVRDRTSEQSDDVTKKNVTDDDITAWSQNQQKQLEIALQKFPKTVADRWTCIAQAVPGKTKEECILRYKFLVECVRKKKLAGQQQ; from the exons atggcggctCTTTTTGATGGACTGATGTTAAGAAgaatttttcttatgtttttcatattttcgaGATGTTCGATCGTTTACGGCTGGGATTCTGTAGATTTAGAGTTATTCGACCTTGTAGAAGAAatcaaagataatttttatgACATACTTGGGCTAAAACAG GATGCAAGCCAAGCAGACATCAGAAGGGCATATCGTAAACTGTCTCTTCAGTTGCACCCTGATAAGAACAAAGAACCTGACGCTGAGGTTAAATTCAGGCAG CTTGTTGCAGTATCAGAGGTTCTGAAagatgaagagaaaagaaaaag ATACAATGGCATTCTGCGTGATGGCCTGCCAGATTGGCGACAGCCTGTATTTTACTACAGGAGTGTGCGCAAAATGGGACTTATTGAATTCACAATCCTTCTCCTTTTGATATTAACCATTGGACACTACATTGTGGCTTGGTCTATTTATTTGGAGAAAAAACTTGAATTG GAAGAGCTcctattttccaagaaaaaacgCGAGGACAAGAAACGGAACAAAAAGTTGAAATCCAAACTGAATGATGAAGACATTCCTGATCTTGCAGACATAATGG TACAAGAGGTTGGTGTGTCAAAACCCACACTGCGCGATCTGCTGCCATTCAAAATGACGCTCTGGCTGATTGGGTTCTGTACGTCACTGCCTGAGCAATATCGGGCTATGGTGGAATACTTggaagaaagaaggaaagaaaagattaaggaagaggatgaagatgacgatgatgatgatgatgaattgGAAG AAAAACCATCAAGACCACGAAGGAGACAGAGAGTAAACATTCCACAGGAAGATACAGAAGACAACAGCTGGGAGGGTGCTCCTGTCACCAATGTGTTAAAGATGGCCACAGATAACGGCGACCATTCTGCTGTAACAGAGAAG tCAGGTGAATGGACAGATCACGAACAATCCCTTCTTACCCGTGCTATGGTGAAATTTCCCGGGGGGACACCGAACCGTTGGGAAAAAATTGCTGTAGAGATTGGGAGATCAATAGAAGAG gttacaaaacaaatgaaaaagttaaaacaatccTATGGAGCACCTACTCATTCATCGAACGCAG GTGAAGGTGACTTAAGTACGTTAgtaataaacaagaaaaaggcAATGGTGAGCGATGAATGCCTGGAGCAAGCTGACGAATGCTACAACTTTGGAAGCAACTCAAATCGTCGCCGTAACAAATCGTCGAGAAGTCAACAGACGACAAAGAACGTTGCCGATCGGCCCGTAAGCCAAGTATCTGTACCTTCCGTGGTGCGTGACAGGACTTCAGAGCAATCGGATGACGTTACTAAGAAAAACGTGACAGATGATGACATTACTGCGTGGAGTCAGAATCAGCAGAAACAGTTGGAGATTGCGTTACAGAAGTTTCCGAAGACTGTGGCAGATAGATGGACTTGTATAGCTCAGGCTGTGCCTGGCAAGACTAAG GAAGAATGTATTTTGCGGTACAAATTTCTCGTGGAATGTGTTCGGAAAAAAAAGCTGGCCGGGCAGCAACAGTAA
- the LOC131791197 gene encoding pancreas transcription factor 1 subunit alpha-like, with translation MESPITFRESQSQLTSQFHFTSADHHEKSLKRKRRRKSPTQQIAQRHAANLRERKRMQSINEAFEGLRHHIPTLPYEKRLSKVDTLRLAIGYIGFLTEMISSDMSHSQALQPTSSEQPRKVMICHRGFGTQEYGLPPLTGHSLSWTDSKKPKLSSSIMKAKIWTPEDPRIHNNAMYPSPL, from the exons ATGGAGAGCCCGATCACTTTTCGTGAGAGTCAGTCGCAGTTGACAAGTCAATTTCATTTCACCTCCGCGGACCATCACGAGAAGAGCTTAAAGCGAAAGCGAAGAAGGAAATCCCCAACACAGCAAATCGCACAACGACATGCAGCAAACTTACGCGAACGAAAACGAATGCAAAGCATAAACGAGGCATTCGAGGGCCTTCGACATCACATCCCCACGCTACCTTACGAAAAAAGACTATCGAAAGTCGACACTTTACGACTAGCTATCGGATACATTGGTTTTCTTACAGAAATGATTAGTTCGGATATGAGCCACAGTCAAGCGCTACAACCAACATCTTCGGAACAACCCAGAAAAGTTATGATATGCCATAGAGGTTTCG GTACTCAAGAGTACGGTCTTCCGCCATTAACAGGCCATTCACTGTCGTGGACAGATTCGAAGAAACCCAAACTATCGTCCAGTATTATGAAAGCGAAAATTTGGACCCCTGAAGATCCTAGAATACATAACAATGCAATGTATCCTTCGCCTTtgtga